The following proteins come from a genomic window of Rissa tridactyla isolate bRisTri1 chromosome 25, bRisTri1.patW.cur.20221130, whole genome shotgun sequence:
- the PGLS gene encoding 6-phosphogluconolactonase, whose protein sequence is MAAAACRVSVFPSPQELGPALAQLVAEQAAAAGGGRFSLGLSGGSLVGILSRHLPAAAAGPAAPARWLVAFCDERLVPPEHPESTGGAYKAQLLPRLPGPGPRVLALTPGLSPAAAAEDYAAQLRQAFPGQEVPVFDLLVLGVGPDGHTCSLFPGHPLLQEKEKIVAAITDSPKPPPERITLTLPVLNAARMVVFVATGEGKAAVLKRILEGDEENPLPAARVRPLSGQLRWFLDEPAAKELTIPLEKHSVL, encoded by the exons ATGGCCGCCGCTGCCTGCCGCGTCTCGGTGTTCCCCTCCCCGCAGGAGCTGGGCCCAGCCCTGGCCCAGCTGGTTGCCGAgcaggcggcagcggcgggcggcggccgcttCTCGCTGGGCCTCTCCGGAGGGAGCCTGGTGGGGATCCTCTCCCGGcacctgcccgccgccgccgcaggccccgccgccccggcccgctgGCTGGTGGCCTTCTGCGACGAGCGGCTGGTGCCGCCCGAACACCCCGAGAGCACCGGCGGGGCCTACAAG GCCCAGCTGCTGCCgcggctgcccggccccgggccgCGGGTGCTGGCCCTCACCCCCGGGctgtcccccgccgccgccgccgaggatTACGCCGCCCAGCTCCGCCAG GCTTTCCCGGGCCAGGAGGTGCCCGTCTTCGATTTGCTGGTGCTGGGGGTCGGGCCGGACGGACATACCTGCTCCCTCTTCCCCGGACACCCCCTGCTCCAG gaaaaagagaaaatcgtCGCTGCTATCACTGACTCCCCGAAGCCGCCGCCGGAGCGGATAACGTTAACCCTGCCGGTGCTGAACGCTGCGCGGATGGTTGTGTTCGTGGCTACGGGGGAAGGCAAAGCTGCCGTTTTAAAG CGCATTTTGGAAGGCGACGAGGAAaaccccctccccgccgcccgcgtCCGGCCTCTCTCCGGGCAGCTGCGCTGGTTCCTGGATGAGCCGGCGGCCAAAGAGCTGACCATTCCCCTGGAGAAACATTCCGTCTTGTAG